In Labilibaculum sp. DW002, one DNA window encodes the following:
- a CDS encoding NADP-dependent isocitrate dehydrogenase — MATTSKIIYTKIDEAPALATYSLLPIIKAFVEASGIEVETKDISLAGRIIANFPENLTEDQKISDYLTELGDLAKTPEANIIKLPNISASIPQLKAAIAELQAKGYNLPNYPEEATTEEDKALQARFAKVLGSAVNPVLREGNSDRRSAASVKKYAQNNPHRMGKWSADSKAHVAHMTGGDFYGSEKSVTMENATDVRIEYVDNAGIVSVLKEKQELLAGEVADTSVMNVKALRAFYAKEIAAAKEEGLLWSLHLKATMMKISDPVMFKHAVEVFYEEAIAKHADTIKELGVNFNNGLGDLYNKIQNLPEAKRTEIEADIMEVYKSRPDMAMVDSDKGITNLHVPNNVIIDASMPVVVRDGGKMWNPAGELQDTKALIPDRSYARMFQVCFDDCKKNGAYDVATMGSVSNVGLMAQKAEEYGSHDKTFMAQGEGVIRVVEFDGTVVMEQAVEEGDIFRMCQVKDAPIQDWVKLAVNRAKATQTPAIFWLDENRAHDAQIIAKVNAYLPNHDTTGLDIRILAPVDAIEFSLERIRKGLDTISVSGNVLRDYLTDLFPIIELGTSSKMLSIVPLMNGGGLFETGAGGSAPKHVQQFEKENHLRWDSLGEFLALGVSFEHLAEYANNKEAKLFAETLDLGVTKFLAERKSPSRKVNELDNRGSHFYLAMYWAEALASQDKDAELKATFTKVAADMKANEVKIIAELNDAQGEPMNIGGYFMPNEELASKAMRPSATLNAIIDAI, encoded by the coding sequence ATGGCAACAACATCAAAAATCATCTACACTAAGATTGATGAAGCACCGGCCCTAGCAACGTATTCATTATTGCCTATTATTAAGGCATTCGTTGAGGCGTCAGGTATCGAAGTTGAGACCAAGGATATTTCTCTTGCAGGGAGAATTATCGCTAACTTTCCAGAGAATTTGACTGAAGATCAAAAGATCTCTGATTACCTAACAGAACTAGGTGATTTAGCAAAAACTCCAGAGGCTAACATTATTAAGTTGCCAAACATCAGTGCGTCAATCCCTCAGCTTAAAGCTGCTATTGCAGAATTACAAGCTAAAGGTTACAACTTACCTAACTATCCAGAGGAAGCTACAACTGAAGAAGACAAAGCATTACAAGCTCGTTTTGCTAAAGTTCTTGGTTCAGCAGTTAACCCTGTTTTACGTGAAGGTAACTCAGACCGTCGTTCAGCTGCTTCAGTTAAGAAGTATGCTCAAAACAACCCTCACCGTATGGGTAAATGGTCTGCTGATTCTAAAGCACACGTTGCTCACATGACAGGTGGTGATTTTTATGGTTCTGAGAAATCAGTAACTATGGAAAATGCAACTGATGTGCGCATTGAGTATGTTGACAATGCAGGAATTGTTTCTGTATTGAAAGAGAAGCAAGAGCTATTGGCTGGTGAAGTTGCTGATACTTCAGTAATGAACGTGAAAGCTTTACGTGCTTTCTATGCAAAAGAAATTGCAGCTGCGAAAGAAGAAGGTTTACTATGGTCGCTTCACTTGAAAGCTACTATGATGAAGATTTCTGATCCTGTGATGTTTAAGCATGCAGTAGAGGTATTCTACGAAGAAGCTATCGCTAAGCACGCTGATACAATCAAAGAATTAGGCGTAAACTTCAACAATGGTTTAGGTGACCTTTATAATAAAATTCAAAATCTTCCTGAAGCTAAGAGAACTGAAATCGAAGCGGATATCATGGAGGTTTACAAGTCTCGTCCTGATATGGCAATGGTTGATTCTGACAAAGGAATCACTAACCTACATGTACCAAATAACGTAATTATTGATGCTTCAATGCCGGTAGTTGTTCGTGATGGTGGTAAAATGTGGAATCCAGCAGGCGAGTTACAAGATACCAAAGCATTGATTCCGGATCGTTCTTACGCTAGAATGTTCCAGGTTTGTTTCGATGACTGTAAGAAAAATGGAGCTTACGACGTAGCAACTATGGGTTCTGTATCAAACGTTGGTTTGATGGCTCAAAAAGCTGAAGAGTATGGTTCTCATGACAAGACTTTCATGGCTCAGGGCGAAGGTGTTATTCGCGTTGTAGAATTTGACGGAACTGTTGTAATGGAGCAGGCTGTTGAAGAAGGTGATATTTTCAGAATGTGTCAGGTTAAGGATGCACCTATTCAGGATTGGGTTAAATTAGCTGTAAACAGAGCTAAAGCAACTCAAACTCCGGCTATTTTCTGGTTAGACGAGAACAGAGCTCACGATGCTCAGATCATCGCTAAAGTAAATGCTTACTTACCAAATCACGATACAACAGGATTGGATATTCGTATTCTTGCTCCAGTTGATGCTATTGAGTTCTCATTAGAGCGTATCAGAAAAGGTTTAGATACGATTTCAGTTTCTGGTAACGTATTACGTGATTACTTAACTGACCTTTTCCCAATTATCGAGTTAGGTACTTCTTCTAAGATGTTATCTATCGTTCCATTGATGAATGGTGGTGGATTATTCGAAACTGGTGCAGGTGGATCAGCTCCTAAGCACGTTCAGCAGTTCGAGAAAGAGAATCACTTACGTTGGGACTCATTGGGTGAATTCCTTGCTCTAGGTGTTTCTTTCGAGCACTTAGCTGAATATGCTAACAATAAAGAAGCTAAATTATTCGCTGAGACACTTGATTTAGGTGTAACTAAATTCTTAGCTGAGAGAAAATCACCTTCTCGTAAAGTAAACGAGTTGGATAACCGTGGTTCTCATTTCTATTTAGCAATGTACTGGGCTGAGGCTCTTGCTTCTCAAGATAAGGATGCTGAATTGAAAGCAACATTTACTAAAGTTGCTGCTGATATGAAAGCTAACGAAGTTAAGATTATAGCTGAGTTGAACGATGCTCAAGGTGAGCCAATGAACATTGGCGGTTACTTTATGCCAAATGAGGAATTAGCTTCTAAAGCGATGCGTCCTTCTGCAACTCTAAATGCAATTATCGACGCTATCTAA
- a CDS encoding SRPBCC family protein, protein MPRTRVEKSITIAASAEKVKSVITDFNYWKPWSPWFILEPEAKVSISLDGKTHEWEGKRIGSGIIKVIAESDTVINYDLKFLKPWKSQAKTDFILEKIDENSTKLSWTMDSSLPFFMFWMKKMMERLIGMDYDRGLLMLKDYIEKGEIEAKLEFLGESQFEGCQFVGIKNECTIDNIGEVMSEDFKKLTDFAKENEDNVTCDWFSIYHKFDFNKNRVIYTSGVGIKSDPQSIPAGMIKGSLPATKVHTVRHIGPYELSGNGWSAIMAMDRAKEFKQNKKIPPMEFYRNSPMETEPKDLISDICMAIK, encoded by the coding sequence ATGCCTAGAACTCGTGTAGAAAAATCGATAACAATCGCTGCAAGCGCTGAGAAAGTTAAAAGTGTCATCACCGACTTCAATTATTGGAAACCCTGGTCGCCATGGTTTATTCTTGAGCCAGAAGCAAAGGTGAGCATTTCGCTCGATGGAAAAACCCATGAATGGGAAGGTAAACGTATTGGATCGGGAATCATTAAAGTGATTGCTGAAAGTGATACAGTGATTAATTATGACTTAAAGTTTCTGAAGCCTTGGAAATCGCAAGCTAAAACCGACTTTATTCTTGAGAAGATAGATGAGAACAGTACCAAGCTAAGCTGGACAATGGATAGTTCCTTACCATTTTTCATGTTCTGGATGAAAAAAATGATGGAACGCTTGATTGGAATGGATTACGACCGTGGTTTACTCATGCTGAAAGATTATATTGAGAAAGGCGAGATTGAAGCTAAACTGGAATTTCTTGGTGAATCTCAATTTGAAGGTTGTCAATTTGTTGGAATAAAAAATGAATGTACAATCGACAATATTGGTGAAGTCATGTCTGAAGATTTCAAAAAACTAACTGATTTTGCCAAAGAAAATGAGGACAATGTCACATGCGATTGGTTCTCAATTTATCACAAATTCGATTTTAATAAGAACAGAGTCATATACACCAGCGGTGTTGGAATCAAATCAGATCCACAAAGCATACCTGCCGGAATGATTAAAGGCAGTCTTCCTGCTACCAAAGTGCATACAGTACGGCACATAGGTCCTTACGAATTGTCGGGTAATGGATGGAGTGCGATTATGGCCATGGACAGAGCAAAAGAGTTTAAGCAAAACAAAAAGATTCCACCAATGGAATTTTACAGAAACAGCCCAATGGAAACCGAACCTAAAGACTTAATATCAGACATTTGTATGGCAATTAAGTAA
- a CDS encoding helix-turn-helix transcriptional regulator, with the protein MNRIDRLQAILTQLQTKKVVKAQEIADRFEISLRTVYRDIRALEEGGIPIGAEAGVGYFLDDNYTLPPIMFTTEEASAILMAGKIIPHLSDKNVDHAFQDALYKIKSVMKAEDKELLEKLDHSVKVFTGISEIPQRDSIYLHDIQQALVNKRVLKIAYFAKYNQILSTRDVEPIGLLYYALNWHLIAYCKLRQAYRDFRLDRIRELEISNETYNKKLDKAFDEYLEREKEQHQYFEIEIKISEPLSLEIQESKYWYGFLNEEKKGSKITMKFLNPDLNGFAKWILTMSAKVEIVFPIGLNTILLEMIQNICEKYQKS; encoded by the coding sequence GTGAATAGAATAGACAGATTACAGGCAATTTTAACGCAACTGCAAACAAAAAAGGTCGTAAAAGCACAAGAAATAGCAGATAGGTTTGAGATAAGTTTAAGAACCGTGTACCGCGATATACGAGCTCTTGAAGAAGGTGGCATTCCCATTGGAGCCGAAGCTGGTGTTGGCTATTTTTTAGATGATAATTATACACTTCCACCCATCATGTTTACGACAGAGGAAGCTTCAGCAATATTAATGGCAGGCAAAATCATTCCACATTTATCTGATAAAAATGTAGATCATGCCTTTCAGGATGCTCTGTACAAAATAAAATCGGTAATGAAAGCCGAGGACAAAGAGTTACTAGAAAAACTGGATCATTCGGTTAAGGTATTTACGGGCATTTCCGAAATTCCCCAAAGAGATTCAATTTATCTACATGATATTCAGCAAGCTTTAGTGAATAAAAGAGTCCTGAAGATAGCTTATTTTGCAAAATACAATCAAATACTCTCTACACGTGATGTTGAACCCATTGGCTTGTTATACTATGCCTTAAACTGGCATTTAATAGCTTACTGCAAATTACGACAAGCTTATCGCGATTTTAGGTTAGATAGAATAAGGGAGTTAGAGATAAGTAATGAAACCTACAATAAAAAATTAGACAAAGCATTCGACGAATATTTGGAAAGAGAAAAAGAGCAGCATCAGTATTTTGAAATTGAAATTAAAATAAGTGAACCATTATCTCTTGAAATACAGGAATCAAAATATTGGTATGGCTTTTTAAATGAAGAAAAAAAGGGAAGCAAAATTACGATGAAATTCCTAAATCCAGATTTAAATGGATTTGCAAAGTGGATTTTAACGATGTCGGCAAAGGTTGAAATCGTTTTCCCCATTGGCTTAAATACCATATTGCTTGAAATGATTCAAAATATTTGCGAGAAATACCAAAAAAGCTAG
- a CDS encoding cation:proton antiporter, with protein MDPLWLAIAFALGLLVKLVGLPPLIGYLIAGFTLKYFGAESNELIQSISELGITLLLFTIGLKLRIKDLLHREVWGGASIHMLLVTLTLGAILFGLSYTSITIFTNFDWKQALIIGFALSFSSTIYAVKILEDKSELKSAYGVLSIGILIIQDIFAVLYIVIVAGKLPSIYAIGLPVLFVIIRPLLLLILDKIGHGEILVLYGFFLALVVGAEVFKYVGLKADLGALIVGMLISNHKKAKELADSLLNFKDIFLIGFFLSIGLMGLPSFQMLEVAFILALLINLKVILYFFVLTRFRVRARTSLFTSLTLANFSEFGLIVASIAVAKNHIPSDWLVTIAIAVAITFIISTPLNSQAHKIYHWVKDYLRKFETKKRLIYDKTFDIGNAEILVFGMGKLGLSVYNQLNQIHGRKVLGLDYNYDVVQRLKKEGKLVQQDDAADSEFWESIFETSNHCNVRLIMLCMNDHKSNVFAIQRLKSTTYEGSIAAIARFEDERKQLEKMDVDAVYDIYSEAGYGFANHVCSYMDIGCEIKKPI; from the coding sequence ATGGATCCACTTTGGCTAGCTATTGCTTTTGCATTAGGACTTCTTGTAAAGTTAGTTGGATTACCACCCTTAATTGGCTATCTAATTGCAGGCTTTACTCTTAAATATTTTGGTGCTGAATCAAATGAATTAATTCAAAGCATTTCAGAACTTGGAATTACTTTACTGTTGTTCACCATCGGTCTCAAATTGAGAATAAAAGACTTACTACATAGGGAAGTTTGGGGCGGAGCTTCAATTCATATGTTACTGGTAACTTTAACTTTAGGTGCCATCTTATTTGGATTGAGCTATACATCTATAACTATTTTCACAAACTTTGACTGGAAACAAGCACTAATAATCGGGTTTGCGCTCAGCTTCTCCAGTACGATTTATGCTGTAAAGATTCTTGAGGACAAAAGTGAATTGAAATCTGCATATGGAGTACTTTCTATTGGAATATTAATTATTCAAGATATTTTCGCTGTTCTATACATTGTAATAGTGGCAGGTAAGTTGCCTTCTATATATGCAATTGGCTTGCCTGTATTATTCGTAATTATTCGCCCCTTATTGTTACTCATTTTAGATAAAATTGGCCACGGTGAGATTCTCGTTCTTTATGGTTTCTTTTTAGCTTTAGTGGTAGGTGCAGAAGTCTTTAAATATGTTGGTTTAAAGGCTGATTTGGGTGCATTAATTGTCGGCATGTTGATTTCGAATCATAAAAAAGCCAAAGAACTTGCAGATTCACTTCTAAACTTTAAGGATATTTTCCTTATCGGATTTTTTCTATCTATTGGTTTAATGGGTTTACCAAGTTTTCAAATGTTAGAAGTAGCATTTATTCTAGCCTTGCTTATCAATCTAAAAGTAATTCTATACTTCTTTGTTTTAACGCGATTCAGAGTTCGTGCCAGAACATCTTTATTTACCTCCTTAACCCTCGCTAATTTCAGTGAGTTTGGTTTAATTGTAGCTTCAATTGCAGTTGCTAAAAACCATATTCCTTCTGATTGGCTAGTTACCATTGCCATTGCTGTTGCCATTACATTTATTATATCTACCCCACTTAATTCACAAGCCCATAAAATTTATCATTGGGTAAAAGATTACTTGCGAAAATTTGAGACTAAAAAACGCTTGATTTACGATAAGACTTTCGATATTGGTAATGCTGAAATCTTAGTTTTTGGAATGGGTAAGTTAGGATTATCTGTTTACAACCAATTGAATCAAATCCATGGCCGAAAAGTGCTTGGATTGGATTACAACTATGATGTAGTTCAAAGATTAAAAAAAGAGGGCAAATTGGTTCAGCAAGATGATGCGGCTGATAGTGAATTTTGGGAAAGTATATTTGAAACATCAAATCATTGTAATGTAAGACTTATCATGCTTTGTATGAATGATCACAAGTCAAATGTATTTGCTATTCAACGATTAAAATCAACTACCTACGAAGGAAGCATAGCAGCAATAGCTCGATTTGAAGATGAGCGTAAACAGCTTGAGAAAATGGATGTTGATGCAGTTTATGATATTTATTCTGAAGCGGGTTACGGTTTTGCCAACCACGTTTGTAGCTATATGGACATTGGCTGTGAAATAAAAAAGCCTATTTAG
- a CDS encoding TolC family protein yields MRYNIFKTAFLLTIGLLVTKQIVAQEVLSLQVCKEKALEHNQTVKSAVSDFKSSEASLKLSKRAMLPTFDLTSNYTYLSDPNQMVIPGYELPTINGQPSGVYSPGSITDLAYTNSYSANLGMSLPIYMGGKLQHVKTLSKLGVQLADDNLDRTKSDLFLDIETKYWGLVSLQEQKMVIEKSIELLTDVLKEVNNRYKTGIVTKNELLKTKVELNNAKLSLIELNDNIELSKMSLNQSIGEEIMSTLQIQDSIIIIPNHLSDISFDEKQLLGRSEVKMLNTQLEMSKTQKKLVSADYLPQLVSFANYVSQNPDHYGKQKNDFTFNAGVSLSIPVFHWGEKKLKKHIEQRNIEKAEYELDQSTELMTLEIHQAIFKLKESLIKLDFTETSLEQANENLKLERNRLKQGVSTTRELLNAQLQWQQSHANFINAKTKVKTSIAKYYKSIGQLNS; encoded by the coding sequence ATGAGATATAATATATTTAAAACAGCTTTCCTATTAACGATAGGATTACTGGTTACAAAGCAAATTGTTGCTCAAGAGGTTCTATCACTACAAGTTTGTAAGGAAAAAGCCCTAGAGCACAACCAAACGGTTAAATCTGCTGTATCTGATTTTAAGTCGAGCGAAGCTTCCTTAAAATTAAGCAAACGTGCTATGTTGCCTACTTTTGATTTGACATCTAACTATACTTATTTAAGTGATCCCAATCAAATGGTAATTCCGGGATATGAGTTACCTACAATAAATGGTCAACCCAGTGGTGTTTATTCACCAGGAAGTATTACCGATTTAGCGTATACAAATTCTTATTCTGCTAACTTAGGGATGAGCCTGCCAATTTATATGGGTGGTAAATTGCAACACGTTAAAACTTTATCAAAACTTGGTGTACAATTGGCCGATGATAATCTTGACAGAACAAAGTCAGACTTATTTCTAGATATTGAAACCAAGTATTGGGGACTAGTTTCTTTACAGGAACAAAAAATGGTAATCGAGAAATCAATAGAGCTTTTAACAGATGTATTAAAGGAGGTTAACAACAGGTACAAAACCGGAATTGTTACTAAAAATGAGTTATTAAAGACTAAGGTAGAATTGAATAATGCAAAACTCTCTTTAATTGAATTAAATGACAACATAGAACTTTCTAAAATGAGTCTGAATCAAAGCATTGGTGAGGAAATAATGTCTACCCTTCAAATTCAAGATTCTATTATTATCATTCCAAACCATTTATCAGATATATCATTCGATGAAAAACAGCTTTTGGGTAGATCAGAAGTTAAGATGTTAAACACTCAGTTAGAGATGTCAAAAACTCAGAAAAAATTGGTTAGTGCTGATTATTTGCCACAATTGGTTTCTTTCGCAAACTATGTTTCTCAAAATCCAGATCATTATGGGAAACAAAAGAATGATTTTACATTTAATGCAGGAGTATCTTTAAGTATTCCTGTTTTTCATTGGGGTGAAAAAAAACTAAAAAAACACATTGAGCAGAGGAATATTGAAAAAGCCGAATATGAATTAGATCAAAGTACTGAATTAATGACCCTAGAAATTCATCAGGCTATTTTTAAACTAAAGGAATCTCTGATAAAATTAGATTTTACAGAAACGTCTTTAGAACAGGCGAATGAGAATTTAAAGCTGGAACGTAATAGGTTAAAACAAGGTGTATCTACAACCAGAGAGCTTTTAAACGCTCAATTACAATGGCAACAATCGCATGCTAATTTTATAAATGCCAAAACGAAAGTTAAAACAAGCATAGCGAAATATTACAAATCAATAGGTCAATTAAATTCTTAA
- a CDS encoding efflux RND transporter permease subunit, translating into MSLTEYSLKNKIVIYFLLLIVMVGGISSYFSMGKLEDSLFTIKTALVITQYPGASAHEVEQEVTEVIERAAQSMDNIKEISSSSYAGLSIVDIDIEEKLRSDEMPQVWDILRKKITDASPDLPANVKTPNIIDDFGDVYGMFYAITGDGFSHEELNDYAQYLKRELLPVKHVGKITLFGNRIECIDVIIDDAKKSELGINPGIIAQVFNSQASIAAAGQIELQDRYVRVSGNNAFKNLEEIKNTIVQVRDEQFYLKDIAEIKKSYLEPAVGLMKRNGNDAIGLAISTTKGGNVLSLAENLKAKLDIIKPNLPLGLEINSVYNEAHEVEVANDDFIANLIMSVGIVVIVLLIFMGFQSGILIGSGLIFSILGTLIVMNAMDISLHRTSLAAIIIAMGMLVDNAIVVTDGALVSLQRGLNRRKAIVNISSSTSLPLLGATIIAILAFLPVFLAPNAAGEICRDLFLVLAISLTLSWFFAMTQTALTNERFLKVPKEIKDPYASRMYIKFKEFLIKSLRYRWISLASVILFLIVSMVAFGNLKQAFFMPLEKSYVEIDYWLPEGSSVNKVEEDLAKAEKELFKNYPEIINIVSSISQTPPRYILVAHNESYNTSFGQLMIETNSSEEADAMKPSLRKFFADNYSQARCRVKDYIAGPPIKYKVEARFMGPDPAVLRDLAEQTKIVMQNEPLCGDICDDWRNKVLTWVPQYSQVKASRVGISRSDFGNAIQQLTSTGLGIGVYRENEEQMPVMLKVNQNAQNSISSIENTGVWSQQGAYSVPLKDVVDNVEFKWENSVIKRFNRQRAITIKCDPEDPSVTGATLLSYMKKDIEAISLPEGYSFMWDGELKPSMESQEGTNKFMPVSLLLMVFIIIMLFNSVRQSLVVIAIIPLSIIGVGIGLFVTDNAFGFMAIVGFLGLIGMVLKNAIVLMDQININLNTEGMQAFSAVVNASISRLRPVSLAALTTILGMLPIVTDPMYGSMAVTIIFGLLFATVLTLIVVPLLYVIFYRIKVTELN; encoded by the coding sequence TTCGGCTCATGAGGTAGAACAAGAGGTTACCGAAGTAATTGAGCGAGCTGCTCAAAGTATGGATAATATAAAAGAAATTTCTTCTAGTTCATACGCCGGACTCTCTATTGTAGATATTGATATTGAGGAAAAGCTTCGTTCTGATGAAATGCCTCAGGTTTGGGATATTCTTCGAAAAAAAATTACAGATGCTTCCCCAGACTTACCTGCAAATGTGAAAACACCAAATATTATTGATGATTTTGGTGATGTATATGGCATGTTCTATGCCATTACTGGTGATGGGTTTTCTCATGAAGAACTAAATGACTACGCTCAATATCTGAAAAGAGAATTATTGCCTGTTAAGCATGTGGGTAAGATTACACTTTTTGGTAATCGAATTGAGTGCATCGATGTAATTATTGATGATGCTAAAAAATCTGAATTGGGAATCAATCCTGGTATAATTGCCCAAGTGTTCAATTCACAAGCCAGTATTGCTGCGGCGGGTCAAATTGAATTACAAGATCGATATGTAAGAGTTTCGGGAAACAATGCCTTTAAAAATCTCGAAGAAATCAAAAATACAATTGTACAGGTTCGCGACGAACAATTTTATTTGAAAGACATCGCAGAGATCAAAAAATCATACCTCGAACCTGCTGTGGGCTTGATGAAACGAAATGGTAATGATGCTATCGGATTGGCTATCTCTACAACTAAAGGAGGTAATGTGCTTTCTTTGGCTGAAAACTTAAAAGCTAAATTGGATATCATTAAACCAAACCTTCCTTTAGGTCTAGAAATCAATTCCGTTTATAATGAAGCGCATGAGGTGGAAGTAGCTAACGACGATTTTATTGCAAACTTGATTATGTCAGTTGGAATTGTTGTTATCGTTCTGTTAATATTTATGGGATTTCAGTCTGGTATCTTAATTGGAAGTGGTCTTATCTTCTCTATATTGGGAACCTTGATTGTAATGAATGCAATGGACATCAGTCTTCATAGAACTTCCTTGGCTGCAATTATTATTGCTATGGGAATGTTGGTTGACAATGCAATTGTGGTAACTGATGGTGCTTTAGTTTCCTTACAAAGAGGCTTAAATAGACGAAAAGCAATTGTTAATATTTCAAGCTCTACCTCTCTTCCATTATTAGGTGCAACGATTATTGCCATCCTAGCTTTTCTACCAGTATTTTTAGCACCTAATGCGGCAGGTGAAATTTGTAGAGATTTATTTTTGGTCTTGGCAATATCATTGACATTGAGCTGGTTTTTTGCGATGACACAAACAGCATTAACCAATGAAAGGTTTCTAAAAGTACCTAAAGAGATAAAAGATCCTTATGCAAGTAGGATGTATATCAAATTTAAAGAGTTTTTAATTAAGAGTTTGCGCTATCGGTGGATTTCTTTGGCATCAGTAATTTTGTTTTTAATTGTATCTATGGTTGCATTTGGCAATTTGAAACAAGCTTTCTTTATGCCTCTTGAAAAATCATATGTAGAGATTGACTATTGGTTACCCGAGGGAAGCTCTGTTAATAAAGTAGAAGAAGATCTAGCAAAAGCTGAAAAGGAACTATTTAAGAATTATCCTGAAATTATCAATATTGTAAGTAGCATTAGTCAAACACCACCTCGCTATATATTGGTAGCACATAATGAAAGTTACAACACTAGTTTTGGTCAATTGATGATTGAAACAAATAGCTCTGAGGAAGCCGATGCAATGAAGCCAAGTTTAAGGAAGTTCTTTGCTGACAATTATTCGCAAGCTCGATGCAGAGTAAAAGATTACATTGCTGGACCACCAATAAAGTATAAGGTAGAAGCGCGTTTTATGGGGCCTGATCCTGCAGTATTAAGAGATTTAGCCGAGCAAACGAAGATCGTTATGCAGAACGAACCCTTGTGTGGAGATATTTGTGATGATTGGAGAAATAAAGTATTAACCTGGGTTCCTCAGTATTCGCAAGTAAAAGCATCTCGAGTAGGCATTTCAAGAAGCGATTTTGGGAATGCAATTCAGCAATTGACAAGTACAGGTTTAGGCATAGGTGTGTATCGTGAAAACGAAGAGCAAATGCCTGTAATGCTAAAAGTAAATCAAAATGCCCAAAACAGTATTTCAAGTATTGAAAATACGGGTGTTTGGTCGCAACAAGGAGCTTATTCTGTGCCTTTAAAAGACGTAGTTGATAATGTAGAATTTAAATGGGAAAACAGCGTTATCAAAAGGTTCAATCGCCAAAGAGCCATTACCATTAAGTGTGATCCTGAAGATCCAAGTGTTACCGGAGCCACCCTTTTAAGTTATATGAAAAAGGATATTGAAGCTATTTCCTTACCTGAAGGATATTCCTTTATGTGGGATGGTGAGCTAAAACCATCGATGGAATCGCAGGAAGGAACGAATAAATTTATGCCTGTATCCTTATTGTTAATGGTCTTTATCATCATCATGTTATTCAATAGTGTAAGACAATCGCTTGTAGTTATTGCCATTATTCCATTATCGATTATTGGTGTTGGAATTGGATTATTTGTAACAGATAATGCATTTGGATTTATGGCAATAGTTGGATTTTTGGGTCTAATTGGAATGGTACTTAAAAATGCCATTGTGTTAATGGACCAAATCAACATTAATCTGAATACAGAAGGAATGCAAGCATTTTCTGCAGTAGTTAATGCCTCCATCAGCCGTTTAAGACCTGTTTCTCTTGCTGCTTTAACCACCATTTTAGGAATGTTGCCTATCGTAACTGATCCAATGTATGGATCAATGGCAGTAACAATCATATTTGGATTGTTATTCGCTACAGTACTTACACTTATTGTAGTACCTCTACTTTATGTCATCTTTTACCGAATCAAAGTAACAGAACTAAACTAA